One Megalops cyprinoides isolate fMegCyp1 chromosome 4, fMegCyp1.pri, whole genome shotgun sequence genomic window carries:
- the LOC118776974 gene encoding macrophage immunometabolism regulator-like has protein sequence MSLKVKMEVSGVSRTPISILPAAEMKATLTPEAEKPRCSSTPCSPIKSTVSGYQILHMDSSYLVGFTTGEELLKAAHKWSGAEAAAAEALPSPCTKPIDLGLHRASRVYKTKSRYYQPYDIPAASGRRRRRMPSSGDVCLKSLAMEPSRALHGPLPLCLLKGKRAHSKSLDYLNLDKMSIREPADTEVLQYQLQHLNLRGERMFTRNKT, from the coding sequence ATGTCTTTAAAGGTGAAGATGGAAGTCAGCGGAGTGTCCAGGACGCCGATTTCCATTCTGCCTGCTGCTGAGATGAAGGCTACTCTGACACCGGAGGCCGAGAAGCCGCGATGCTCCAGTACGCCCTGCTCCCCGATCAAAAGTACTGTTTCAGGATACCAGATCCTCCATATGGATTCCAGTTACCTCGTGGGCTTCACCACGGGTGAGGAGCTTCTCAAAGCGGCCCACAAGTGGTCGGGCGCAGAGGCGGCGGCGGCGGAGGCCCTGCCGAGCCCGTGCACAAAGCCGATAGACCTGGGCCTTCACCGGGCCTCTCGTGTTTACAAAACCAAGAGCCGCTACTACCAGCCTTACGACATTCCGGCGGCCAGTGGCCGGAGGAGGAGGCGGATGCCCAGCTCAGGTGACGTGTGCCTCAAGTCTCTGGCGATGGAGCCCAGCAGGGCCCTCCATGGCCCTCTCCCGCTCTGCCTTCTGAAAGGAAAGAGAGCACATTCCAAGTCGTTGGACTACCTCAACCTGGACAAGATGAGCATCAGAGagcctgcagacacagaagTCTTGCAGTACCAGCTCCAGCACCTTAACCTCCGCGGGGAGCGGATGTTCACCAGgaacaaaacatga